From Bradyrhizobium sp. NDS-1, the proteins below share one genomic window:
- a CDS encoding M23 family metallopeptidase: MQSWNSRMAAIALGLAVFGLRVPAMAQTETVPTARVVTIVWQDVSRDVLAMAPELGALPKSLAARLRPDIDRQLEGLVFADKEALRPLVSLNAMTASVNPRIAKVPIPVLAPIDSSRYVSAFVSSRGFGPKGTNAFLSPAISRMQFLGKTTGYDAILTVKPSLLPRGYKANANLVRIHLGGTGLLYDANNEDKSGGDARRGDAVEDQALQDMYPRLRRNFSNDGLTYTFVKYGVFYFANISCASDPPFVADFPCAKVEGILRTVLRDLRLVGGLPLPIPHATGSASPRPLKMSPAFAYHAPGNLLPGTSQDGRGGVTQKILWGGGNLRFPIELDPTYANSQTFMHAGDCLGQKIPLGGGRYKCRQNPGQILELREDKMENYAHPWRDNYCEERNDNSREPRDCPAGRRAHEGQDIRPRECRYDGTRCKIDLFDVVAVTKGQAFWKANNNVKFIAENDTGVYFVYLHMSPDALRKAGLKQGDMVRRNRGDKIGKVGNWMHTTPNGTTAHLHFEIRSQTETCGGYGCTASPYWTLIRSYEQLIGMQGTEIP; encoded by the coding sequence ATGCAAAGCTGGAATTCCCGGATGGCAGCGATCGCGCTGGGACTTGCCGTCTTCGGCCTTCGCGTCCCCGCCATGGCTCAAACCGAAACGGTTCCGACCGCAAGGGTCGTGACCATCGTTTGGCAGGATGTGTCTCGAGACGTTCTGGCAATGGCACCTGAGCTTGGAGCGCTGCCAAAGAGCCTCGCAGCGAGGCTGCGGCCCGACATCGACCGGCAACTCGAAGGCCTCGTCTTTGCTGACAAGGAAGCGTTGCGGCCTCTGGTGTCGCTCAATGCGATGACGGCTAGCGTCAATCCGCGCATCGCGAAGGTACCGATTCCCGTGCTGGCACCTATCGACAGCTCTCGATATGTGTCCGCGTTCGTCAGCTCGCGTGGCTTCGGGCCGAAAGGCACCAACGCTTTTCTCAGCCCGGCCATCAGCAGAATGCAGTTCCTCGGCAAGACGACCGGCTATGACGCCATCCTCACCGTCAAACCGTCGCTGCTCCCCCGCGGCTACAAGGCGAATGCAAATCTCGTGCGGATTCATCTCGGCGGGACCGGCCTGCTGTATGACGCCAACAATGAGGACAAGAGCGGCGGGGATGCGCGGCGGGGCGATGCCGTCGAGGACCAGGCGCTGCAGGACATGTATCCGCGACTTCGACGCAACTTCAGCAACGACGGTCTGACGTACACTTTCGTCAAGTACGGCGTTTTCTACTTCGCAAACATATCCTGTGCCAGCGATCCGCCGTTCGTTGCGGATTTCCCCTGTGCGAAGGTCGAGGGGATTCTCCGGACGGTGCTTCGCGATCTCCGCCTCGTCGGTGGCTTGCCGCTTCCTATTCCTCATGCGACGGGAAGCGCGTCGCCGCGCCCCCTGAAGATGAGCCCCGCTTTCGCTTATCATGCGCCGGGCAATCTCCTGCCAGGGACAAGCCAGGACGGCCGCGGCGGCGTGACGCAGAAGATCCTGTGGGGCGGGGGTAATTTACGTTTCCCGATAGAGCTGGATCCAACCTACGCGAATTCGCAAACCTTCATGCATGCAGGCGATTGCCTCGGCCAGAAGATCCCTCTGGGGGGCGGTCGCTACAAGTGCCGGCAAAATCCCGGCCAGATACTCGAGCTTCGCGAAGACAAGATGGAGAACTACGCCCATCCGTGGCGTGACAATTACTGCGAGGAGCGGAACGACAATTCACGGGAGCCCAGGGACTGCCCGGCCGGAAGGCGGGCTCACGAAGGCCAGGACATCCGACCCCGTGAATGTCGATATGACGGCACGCGTTGCAAGATCGACTTGTTCGACGTGGTCGCGGTGACCAAGGGTCAGGCGTTCTGGAAAGCCAATAACAATGTGAAGTTCATCGCCGAGAACGATACCGGCGTCTATTTTGTGTACCTTCACATGAGCCCCGATGCGCTCAGGAAGGCCGGCCTGAAGCAAGGCGACATGGTCCGCCGCAATCGTGGGGACAAGATAGGCAAGGTCGGGAATTGGATGCACACCACCCCGAACGGCACGACGGCACATCTGCACTTCGAGATCCGGTCGCAAACGGAAACATGCGGGGGCTACGGTTGCACGGCTTCCCCCTACTGGACGCTCATCCGGTCGTATGAGCAGCTGATCGGCATGCAAGGAACGGAAATTCCCTGA
- a CDS encoding FAD-dependent oxidoreductase, with amino-acid sequence MRLARRDFLRVIGGGLAAPALSGAAWSQSAGSAQTADAAAVVEPNPDFTYVPGLTPLKAALRPYRKNTYRLEKQVLSGGKLVVHNYGHGGAGITMSWGCAQEVADIVTAQFPNPAGKPVAVLGAGVMGLTAATWLTEKLRMQATVFAKHLTPQTTSNVAGGQWAASKVAFQASERDKFVRILRRSHREHGLRGSAYGVSPRDNYSLIELPSFTEVPPDLVPRTFLNRLPFTTMNRSGWRYSTLLVEPPIFLTKLQQELQKNGVRIVQQEFFSEDQVRALAADIVVNCTGAGSDAIWPDPNLMPIKGQLVMLPAQPRLQYLFSGSGYVFPRTDCVVIGGTEETSFTDDNPDPQRCAALVQHLKDVFDGVTTIAPEWMIRDE; translated from the coding sequence ATGAGGCTTGCACGGCGGGACTTTTTACGTGTGATCGGGGGAGGACTCGCAGCGCCGGCGTTATCGGGCGCGGCGTGGAGCCAATCCGCCGGGAGTGCTCAGACCGCCGATGCGGCCGCGGTCGTCGAGCCGAATCCCGATTTCACCTACGTCCCCGGGCTAACTCCGCTGAAGGCGGCGCTACGACCGTACCGGAAGAATACCTACCGGCTGGAGAAGCAGGTGCTGAGCGGAGGCAAGCTCGTGGTTCACAATTACGGGCACGGCGGCGCCGGCATCACGATGAGCTGGGGGTGTGCGCAGGAGGTCGCGGACATCGTGACGGCGCAATTTCCTAATCCGGCAGGAAAGCCGGTTGCCGTCCTGGGAGCCGGAGTCATGGGCCTGACGGCGGCAACATGGTTGACCGAAAAGCTGCGAATGCAAGCGACGGTGTTTGCCAAGCATTTGACCCCGCAGACGACATCGAACGTAGCCGGCGGCCAGTGGGCTGCTTCGAAGGTAGCGTTCCAAGCCAGCGAAAGGGACAAGTTTGTCCGCATCCTGCGCCGATCCCACAGGGAACATGGGTTGCGCGGCAGCGCCTACGGCGTCTCCCCCCGGGACAACTACTCCCTCATCGAGCTCCCGTCGTTCACGGAGGTCCCGCCCGATCTCGTGCCGCGCACTTTCCTGAACCGGCTGCCGTTTACAACGATGAACCGATCAGGTTGGAGATATTCGACCCTGCTGGTCGAACCCCCGATATTTCTGACCAAGCTCCAGCAGGAACTGCAGAAGAATGGTGTGCGAATCGTGCAGCAGGAGTTCTTCTCCGAAGATCAAGTTCGCGCACTTGCAGCGGACATCGTCGTCAACTGTACCGGGGCGGGCTCGGACGCCATCTGGCCCGACCCCAATCTGATGCCGATCAAAGGCCAACTGGTAATGTTGCCGGCGCAGCCCCGACTACAATATCTGTTCAGTGGGAGCGGATACGTGTTTCCGCGCACGGACTGCGTCGTGATCGGTGGGACTGAGGAAACCAGCTTCACGGATGACAACCCCGATCCGCAACGCTGCGCGGCTTTGGTCCAGCACCTGAAAGATGTGTTCGACGGTGTCACGACGATCGCTCCGGAATGGATGATCCGGGATGAGTGA
- a CDS encoding acetolactate synthase large subunit yields the protein MNGAESLVRTMVKGGVDVCFTNPGTSEMHFVAALDRVPGMRCVLGLFEGVVTGAADGYFRMKGTPASTLLHLGPGLANGLANLHNAKKANSGIVNIVGQHAVYHIGFNAPLTSDIEGLARPMSSWVRTSPDAKSVAADGAAAIAAAKSAPPQIATLILPADTAWNEADGIAEVPAEQQRASYSPQAVEQAAKILHGDGEGTLLLMTGSALSEQGLALAERIAAKTGCTVMGPTFRPRMARGRGRYSIDRIHYVIENALPMLAKFRHIVLVEADDPVAFFAYPNKPSMLKPEGCDVHRMTSWGENSVAALEALAGAVKASAKDVKPQALQELFKPTGALTHASIAQSIAYAIPENAILVDESLTTGRAFFPPTAAAAPHDWLQNMGGSIGFSTPLSIGAAIACPDRKVICMVGDGSAMYTIQSLWTQARENLNIVTIVFANRIYQILRGEFDNVGAGEPGQRANDMLRLDRPTLDFVALAKGMGVPGRAVTNADEFNKALAEAVAEPGPRLIEVQM from the coding sequence ATGAACGGTGCGGAAAGCCTGGTGCGGACGATGGTCAAGGGTGGGGTGGACGTCTGCTTCACCAACCCGGGCACCTCCGAGATGCATTTTGTCGCAGCGCTCGACCGCGTGCCCGGCATGCGCTGCGTGCTCGGCCTGTTCGAAGGCGTGGTGACGGGCGCGGCCGACGGCTATTTCCGCATGAAGGGAACGCCGGCCTCGACCCTGCTGCATCTCGGCCCCGGCCTCGCCAACGGCCTTGCCAATCTCCACAATGCCAAGAAGGCCAATTCCGGCATCGTCAATATCGTCGGCCAGCACGCGGTCTACCATATCGGCTTCAACGCGCCGCTGACCTCCGACATCGAGGGCCTGGCCCGGCCGATGTCGTCCTGGGTCCGCACCTCGCCGGACGCCAAATCGGTTGCCGCTGACGGCGCCGCGGCCATTGCCGCCGCAAAGAGCGCGCCGCCGCAGATCGCGACCCTGATCCTGCCGGCCGACACGGCCTGGAACGAGGCCGACGGCATCGCCGAGGTTCCCGCCGAGCAGCAGCGCGCGAGCTATTCGCCGCAGGCGGTCGAACAGGCCGCAAAGATCCTGCATGGCGACGGCGAGGGCACGCTGCTGCTGATGACCGGCAGCGCCTTGAGCGAGCAGGGACTTGCGCTGGCCGAGCGCATCGCCGCCAAGACCGGCTGCACCGTGATGGGCCCGACCTTCCGCCCCAGGATGGCGCGGGGCCGCGGCCGCTATTCGATCGACCGCATCCACTACGTGATCGAGAACGCGCTGCCGATGCTGGCCAAGTTCCGGCACATCGTGCTGGTCGAGGCCGACGATCCCGTGGCGTTCTTCGCCTATCCGAACAAGCCGAGCATGCTCAAGCCCGAGGGCTGCGACGTCCATCGCATGACCTCCTGGGGCGAGAACTCGGTCGCAGCGCTCGAAGCGCTGGCCGGTGCCGTGAAGGCGAGCGCCAAGGACGTCAAGCCGCAGGCGTTGCAGGAGCTGTTCAAGCCGACCGGCGCGCTGACCCATGCTTCGATCGCGCAGTCGATCGCCTACGCGATCCCCGAGAATGCCATCCTGGTCGACGAATCGCTCACCACCGGCCGCGCCTTCTTCCCGCCGACGGCGGCCGCCGCGCCGCACGACTGGCTGCAGAACATGGGCGGCTCGATCGGCTTCTCGACGCCGCTGTCGATCGGTGCGGCGATCGCCTGTCCGGACCGCAAGGTGATCTGCATGGTCGGCGACGGCAGCGCGATGTACACGATCCAGTCGCTGTGGACCCAGGCGCGCGAGAACCTCAACATCGTCACCATCGTGTTCGCCAACCGCATCTACCAGATCCTCCGCGGCGAGTTCGACAATGTCGGCGCCGGCGAGCCCGGCCAGCGCGCCAACGACATGCTGCGGCTCGACCGCCCGACGCTGGATTTCGTCGCCCTGGCGAAGGGCATGGGCGTGCCCGGCCGCGCCGTCACCAATGCCGACGAATTCAACAAGGCGCTGGCCGAAGCCGTCGCCGAGCCCGGGCCGCGGCTGATCGAAGTCCAGATGTAG
- a CDS encoding L,D-transpeptidase: MIDFTGTSATGFLGSGASPIPRTTVMYNGNYAPGTIVVNTGERRLYLVLQNGQALRYGIGVGRDGFRWGGVHRITAKKEWPDWTPPSQMLARRPDLPRHMKGGVDNPLGARAMYLGSTLYRIHGSNEPETIGQAVSSGCFRMTNDDVTDLYGRVAVGTTVVVLKN; encoded by the coding sequence ATGATAGACTTCACGGGCACGAGCGCCACCGGCTTTCTCGGTAGCGGCGCAAGCCCGATCCCCCGCACCACGGTCATGTACAACGGCAACTACGCACCCGGCACGATCGTGGTGAACACGGGCGAGCGGCGGCTGTATCTGGTGCTCCAGAACGGCCAGGCGCTGCGCTACGGCATCGGCGTCGGTCGCGACGGCTTCCGCTGGGGCGGGGTGCACAGGATCACCGCCAAGAAGGAATGGCCGGACTGGACGCCGCCGTCGCAAATGCTGGCCCGCCGACCCGACCTGCCGCGCCACATGAAGGGCGGCGTCGACAATCCGCTCGGCGCGCGCGCGATGTATCTGGGCTCGACGCTCTACCGCATCCACGGCTCCAACGAGCCGGAGACGATCGGCCAGGCGGTGTCCTCGGGCTGCTTCCGCATGACCAATGACGATGTCACGGACCTCTATGGCCGCGTCGCCGTCGGTACCACCGTGGTGGTGCTGAAGAACTAG
- a CDS encoding DUF2927 domain-containing protein, whose protein sequence is MNPPSPRLRIALLALAALTLVPHLAAMAAAAELPAISSRQRAEKKSFTDGEIVDGFLKTAFGAEYHLAGRVDRIRKFDGPVRVYAESERTDRKAQLAKVVADIGKRVQHLDLAMIATSEAANVRVKLVRDRDLFRTLTSFYGAEKAREIRTSLDPQCLSGFRKNDNFEIEHADVILTVDNGDFTFLDCAYEELLQSLGPINDTASVPWTMFNDNVSMGFFDVYDQYILNLLYDPRIKAGMTVADVKAVLPAVLKDVRAWVKRVNDLKE, encoded by the coding sequence ATGAATCCGCCCTCGCCTCGCCTTCGCATCGCACTATTGGCGCTCGCCGCGCTCACATTGGTGCCTCACCTTGCAGCCATGGCCGCCGCGGCTGAATTGCCCGCGATCTCCTCGCGCCAGCGCGCCGAGAAGAAGAGCTTCACCGACGGCGAGATCGTCGACGGTTTCCTGAAGACGGCGTTCGGCGCCGAATATCACCTCGCCGGCCGCGTCGACCGTATCCGCAAATTCGACGGACCCGTGCGCGTCTACGCCGAGAGCGAGCGCACTGACCGCAAGGCGCAGCTCGCAAAGGTCGTGGCCGACATCGGCAAGCGCGTGCAGCATCTCGACCTCGCCATGATCGCGACCTCCGAAGCGGCGAACGTGCGCGTGAAGCTGGTGCGCGACCGCGATCTCTTCCGCACCCTGACCAGCTTCTACGGCGCCGAGAAGGCGCGCGAGATCCGCACCTCCCTCGATCCGCAATGCCTGTCCGGCTTCCGCAAGAACGACAATTTCGAGATCGAGCACGCCGACGTCATCCTCACCGTCGATAATGGCGACTTCACCTTCCTCGACTGCGCCTATGAGGAGCTGCTGCAATCGCTCGGGCCGATCAACGACACCGCGAGCGTGCCCTGGACCATGTTCAACGACAACGTCTCGATGGGCTTTTTCGACGTCTACGACCAGTACATCCTCAATCTGCTGTACGATCCCCGCATCAAGGCAGGCATGACAGTGGCTGATGTCAAGGCGGTGCTGCCCGCCGTGCTCAAGGACGTGCGCGCGTGGGTGAAGCGGGTGAACGATCTGAAGGAGTGA
- a CDS encoding threonine synthase, translating into MPAASYIDPRNERLYPLDQPRWCSDERTPLLVTPGAGISREDIDGRTRSLWRYRAALPADIKNPITLGEGCTPLVQQDWGDLRPLFKLEWFNPTGSFKDRGSAVMLSFLRQIGVSAILEDSSGNGGSSMAGLGAAGGMRVKILAPASTSPAKIAQVRAYGAAVQLVDGPREESEAEAIRQSSQTFYASHNWQPFFLEGTKSLAYEIWEDLGFRAPDNVIVPVGAGSSLLGCAFGFRELLKAGQISKLPRLFAAQPLNCSPIDASFRAGVDTPVTREVSKTIAEGTAIKNPLRLREIIGALRESGGGTVALTEAEIVAALRRLARQGLFAEPTSASAAAALDKLSATGAIKANETTVAVLTGTGLKAATTVADLVQ; encoded by the coding sequence ATGCCCGCCGCCAGCTACATCGACCCCCGCAACGAACGGCTCTATCCGCTCGACCAGCCGCGCTGGTGCTCGGACGAGCGCACGCCGCTGCTGGTGACGCCGGGCGCCGGCATCTCGCGCGAGGACATCGACGGCCGCACGCGCTCGCTCTGGCGCTACCGGGCGGCGCTGCCGGCGGACATCAAGAACCCGATCACGCTCGGCGAGGGCTGCACGCCACTGGTCCAGCAGGACTGGGGCGATCTGCGGCCGTTGTTCAAGCTCGAATGGTTCAACCCCACCGGCAGCTTCAAGGACCGCGGCTCCGCCGTGATGCTGTCCTTCCTGCGCCAGATCGGCGTCTCAGCCATTCTCGAAGACTCCTCGGGCAATGGCGGCTCGTCGATGGCGGGGCTGGGTGCTGCCGGCGGCATGCGCGTGAAGATCCTGGCGCCTGCCTCGACCTCGCCGGCCAAGATCGCGCAGGTGCGCGCCTATGGCGCCGCGGTGCAGCTTGTCGATGGACCGCGCGAGGAGTCGGAAGCCGAGGCCATCCGGCAGTCGAGCCAGACCTTCTATGCCAGCCACAATTGGCAGCCTTTCTTTCTCGAAGGCACCAAGTCGCTCGCCTATGAGATATGGGAAGACCTCGGCTTTCGCGCGCCCGACAACGTCATCGTCCCCGTCGGCGCCGGCAGCAGTCTCCTGGGCTGTGCCTTCGGCTTCCGCGAGCTCTTGAAGGCCGGCCAGATATCGAAGCTGCCGCGCCTGTTCGCGGCGCAGCCGCTCAATTGCTCGCCGATCGATGCCAGCTTCAGGGCCGGCGTCGATACGCCTGTGACCCGCGAGGTGAGCAAGACCATTGCCGAAGGCACCGCCATCAAGAATCCGCTGCGCCTGCGCGAGATCATCGGCGCCTTGCGCGAGAGCGGTGGCGGCACTGTCGCGCTCACCGAGGCGGAGATCGTCGCCGCGCTACGCCGTCTCGCGCGTCAGGGCCTGTTCGCCGAGCCGACCAGCGCCAGCGCCGCCGCGGCGCTCGACAAGCTCTCCGCCACCGGCGCCATCAAGGCGAACGAGACCACGGTCGCGGTGCTCACCGGGACGGGGCTGAAAGCGGCGACGACGGTTGCGGATCTGGTGCAGTAG
- a CDS encoding GTP cyclohydrolase II: protein MSRANRTDHIRLTSHPEPGRKAAFPIHWGAADARARGPIIGTVSRAADRNVIGSHGGSYAMYRALAVSAGALDPIRRPDLTNTFPAATIGPFEQWCDPAKIVALDPWGHLVAENFGKDIAEGVDIRPSIAVTRARLDLPEIREALAAKRLRADGEVVHANGSVSVVKIAIDPVWYLPGLAVRFGTGETELRRTLFEQTAGMFPELVTRPDMKVFLPPIGGTTVYMFGDVTKLPDHRTRITCRVHDECNGSDVFGSDICTCRPYLIHGIEESARGAQEGGLGLVVYNRKEGRALGEVTKFLVYNARKRQEDGDAAAAYFERTECVAGVQDARFQQLMPDTIHWLGLKRIDRFLSMSDMKHDALTSQGIDIVERVPIPPELIPADAYVEIAAKKAAGYYSTDIAPEKDVDGVVGRSLEKY from the coding sequence ATGAGCCGCGCGAACCGTACCGACCACATCCGCCTCACCTCGCATCCGGAGCCGGGCCGGAAGGCCGCCTTCCCGATCCACTGGGGCGCGGCCGACGCGCGCGCCCGTGGACCGATCATCGGCACGGTGTCACGTGCCGCGGATCGCAACGTGATCGGCAGCCATGGCGGGTCTTATGCGATGTACCGGGCGCTCGCGGTCTCCGCCGGCGCGCTCGATCCGATCCGGCGGCCCGATCTCACCAACACGTTTCCGGCGGCGACCATCGGGCCGTTCGAGCAATGGTGCGATCCCGCAAAAATCGTCGCGCTCGATCCGTGGGGACATCTGGTCGCCGAGAATTTCGGCAAGGACATTGCGGAGGGTGTCGACATCCGCCCGAGCATCGCGGTGACGCGGGCGCGGCTCGACCTGCCGGAGATCCGCGAGGCGCTGGCTGCAAAGCGGCTGCGCGCCGACGGCGAGGTCGTGCACGCCAATGGCAGCGTGTCCGTCGTCAAGATCGCGATTGATCCGGTGTGGTACCTGCCCGGCCTTGCGGTGCGCTTCGGCACCGGCGAGACCGAGCTGCGGCGCACGCTGTTCGAGCAGACCGCCGGCATGTTCCCCGAACTGGTCACGCGGCCGGACATGAAGGTCTTCTTGCCGCCGATCGGCGGCACCACGGTCTACATGTTCGGCGACGTGACGAAACTGCCGGACCATCGCACCAGGATCACCTGCCGCGTGCATGACGAATGCAACGGCTCCGACGTGTTCGGCTCCGACATCTGCACCTGCCGGCCCTATCTCATCCACGGCATCGAGGAATCGGCGCGCGGCGCGCAGGAGGGCGGGCTCGGGCTCGTCGTCTACAACCGCAAGGAAGGGCGCGCGCTCGGCGAGGTCACCAAATTCCTGGTCTACAACGCGCGCAAGCGCCAGGAGGACGGCGATGCGGCCGCCGCCTATTTCGAGCGCACCGAATGCGTCGCCGGCGTGCAGGATGCCCGCTTCCAGCAATTGATGCCGGATACGATCCACTGGCTCGGCTTGAAGCGGATCGACCGCTTCCTGTCGATGAGCGACATGAAACATGACGCGCTGACCTCGCAGGGCATCGACATCGTCGAGCGCGTGCCGATCCCGCCGGAGCTGATCCCGGCCGACGCCTATGTGGAGATCGCCGCCAAGAAAGCCGCCGGCTATTACTCGACCGACATCGCGCCGGAAAAGGACGTGGATGGCGTGGTCGGCCGCTCGCTGGAAAAATACTGA
- a CDS encoding URC4/urg3 family protein → MAEALERQARALLTAAAVRARAGEMLDIGVAGGLSHFTVDLDRMDGVAEAVLAVTRQAYPTLDVPFHARWRHFVIEGVDRWARLADAALWPDRAARARAEFDLAIVSVLLDAGAGAAWRYRDAVTGESIGRSEGLAVASLDMFASGLFSRDARSPLRADAGVLAELPLDALAAAFQVNAANPLLGLEGRTDLLQRLGRLVAERADVFGLHDTPRPGGLFDHIAAQAVGGTVAAPAVLSAVLDQLGPIWPSRLELAGIPLGDCWRHPAITTDEATAGLVPLHKLSQWLSYSLIEPLQRAGFKVTDIDGLTGLAEYRNGGLFVDHAVLRLRDPADAERAHAVDSLLVVEWRALTVALLDRLAELVRAKLGRTRETLPLASILEGGTWAAGRAIAFARRPDGSPPLKVISDGTVF, encoded by the coding sequence ATGGCGGAGGCTTTGGAACGACAGGCGCGCGCGCTGCTCACCGCAGCAGCGGTTCGCGCGCGGGCCGGCGAGATGCTCGATATCGGCGTTGCCGGCGGCTTGAGCCATTTCACTGTTGATCTCGACCGCATGGATGGTGTCGCGGAGGCCGTGCTGGCTGTCACGCGACAAGCCTATCCGACGCTGGACGTGCCCTTCCACGCGCGATGGCGGCATTTTGTGATTGAGGGCGTCGACCGCTGGGCGCGACTTGCCGACGCTGCATTGTGGCCGGATCGCGCGGCACGTGCGCGCGCCGAGTTCGACCTCGCCATCGTCAGCGTGCTGCTCGATGCCGGGGCGGGTGCGGCGTGGCGATATCGCGACGCGGTGACGGGAGAAAGCATCGGCCGGTCCGAGGGGCTTGCGGTCGCAAGCCTCGACATGTTCGCGAGCGGTCTCTTTTCGCGCGATGCCCGCTCGCCCTTGAGGGCCGATGCAGGCGTGCTCGCGGAGCTGCCGCTCGACGCACTTGCGGCGGCGTTTCAGGTGAACGCGGCCAATCCGCTGCTAGGGCTCGAAGGGCGAACCGATCTGCTGCAGCGCCTGGGCAGGCTGGTGGCGGAGCGCGCGGACGTGTTCGGCCTGCATGACACGCCACGGCCCGGCGGCCTGTTCGATCACATCGCCGCGCAAGCCGTCGGCGGCACTGTTGCTGCGCCCGCCGTTCTGTCGGCGGTGCTGGACCAGCTCGGACCGATCTGGCCGTCTCGGCTGGAGCTCGCAGGCATTCCGCTGGGCGATTGCTGGCGTCACCCGGCCATCACGACGGATGAGGCGACCGCAGGCCTGGTGCCCCTGCACAAGCTGTCACAATGGCTGAGCTATTCGCTGATCGAACCGCTGCAGCGCGCCGGGTTCAAGGTCACCGACATCGACGGGCTGACGGGACTTGCCGAATATCGCAATGGCGGACTGTTCGTCGATCATGCGGTACTGCGGCTGCGCGATCCCGCGGACGCCGAGCGCGCGCATGCGGTGGATTCGCTGCTCGTCGTGGAATGGCGCGCGCTGACGGTGGCGCTGCTCGATCGGCTAGCCGAACTCGTTCGCGCAAAACTCGGCCGCACGCGCGAGACATTGCCGCTCGCCAGCATTCTGGAAGGCGGCACCTGGGCCGCCGGCCGTGCCATTGCCTTCGCACGCCGCCCCGACGGCTCACCGCCGCTCAAGGTGATCAGCGACGGCACGGTTTTCTGA
- the upp gene encoding uracil phosphoribosyltransferase → MEGVTIVDHPLVQHKLTLVRDKSISTKSFRELIKEIGMLLCYEVTRDLPLADTVIETPLATMHSAKIAGKKLVFVPMLRAGTTFVDGMMDLVPTARVAHIGIYREPHSFAAVEYFFKSPSDLGERLAIVVTPVVATANTTVAAIDRLKERGARDIRLACLIAAPEGLERLRGLHPDVPIWTAAVDEGLDENGFILPGLGDAGDRAYGTR, encoded by the coding sequence ATGGAAGGCGTCACGATCGTCGATCATCCGCTGGTGCAGCACAAGCTGACGCTGGTGCGGGACAAGTCCATCTCGACAAAATCGTTCAGGGAGCTGATCAAGGAGATCGGCATGCTCCTGTGCTACGAGGTCACGCGCGATTTGCCGCTGGCCGACACCGTCATCGAGACGCCGCTGGCGACGATGCACTCGGCCAAGATCGCCGGCAAGAAGCTGGTGTTCGTGCCGATGCTGCGCGCCGGCACCACCTTCGTCGACGGCATGATGGACCTGGTGCCGACCGCGCGCGTCGCCCATATCGGGATTTACCGCGAGCCGCACAGCTTCGCCGCGGTCGAATATTTCTTCAAATCGCCGTCCGACCTCGGCGAGCGCCTTGCGATCGTGGTGACGCCGGTGGTCGCGACCGCGAACACGACGGTCGCCGCAATCGATCGGCTGAAGGAGCGCGGCGCCAGGGACATCCGCCTCGCCTGCCTGATCGCAGCACCGGAAGGCCTGGAGCGGCTGCGCGGGCTGCATCCGGACGTTCCGATCTGGACGGCTGCGGTGGACGAGGGGCTCGACGAGAACGGTTTTATCTTGCCGGGCCTCGGCGATGCCGGCGACCGCGCCTACGGAACGCGGTAG